A single Pirellulales bacterium DNA region contains:
- a CDS encoding DUF1559 domain-containing protein — translation MRLSMRARRCARGSSPVQSGFTLVELLVVISIIGMLISLLLPAVNAARETARQNTCANHQRQLGLAIVQYMGIHGEYPGYVMPQALGENQAATRPISWVFCLLPFLERRDLAERYNGQVPADPGLPEYGPGVLPDQYLSVTVCPSDILASEPGREGLGPKASLSYVANTGLRDRRHERAEAVFKPSPDSPPEMMAGPMDVPRDWAANGIFHFQFPYAGPNSAGLYEPTDEPITHVRPADIVDGVTNTLLLCENVDSGQWTDVLEDSVGFYWQATAAGGKAQPMCCVDECIPCAGCGFWEHLSQPLLAINQDPGGAATHAPSPKPCFHQNYWPYARPSSYHPHGVTVTFADGHVRFLQETVDYLVFCVLMSPHGRRTRSTEDKSKHGGNDGFFATSIYGTAIFAEALLDEDDY, via the coding sequence ATGCGTCTGAGCATGCGAGCGCGCCGCTGCGCGCGCGGGTCTTCGCCGGTTCAATCCGGCTTCACGCTGGTCGAGCTGTTGGTGGTCATCAGCATCATCGGCATGTTGATTTCCCTGTTGCTGCCTGCAGTCAACGCCGCGCGCGAGACGGCGCGCCAGAACACGTGTGCCAATCACCAGCGCCAGCTGGGACTGGCGATCGTGCAATACATGGGGATTCATGGGGAATATCCCGGCTATGTCATGCCGCAGGCCCTGGGAGAGAATCAGGCGGCCACGCGGCCGATCAGTTGGGTGTTTTGTCTGCTGCCGTTCTTAGAGCGGCGCGATCTTGCCGAACGGTACAACGGGCAGGTGCCGGCTGATCCAGGGCTGCCGGAGTACGGCCCCGGCGTATTGCCGGATCAATACCTCAGCGTGACGGTTTGTCCCAGCGACATCCTGGCGAGCGAGCCGGGCCGTGAAGGATTGGGCCCGAAAGCTTCACTGAGCTATGTTGCCAACACCGGGCTGCGCGATCGGCGCCACGAACGAGCCGAGGCTGTTTTCAAGCCCAGCCCCGACAGTCCGCCCGAGATGATGGCGGGGCCAATGGATGTCCCGCGCGATTGGGCCGCAAACGGGATCTTTCATTTTCAGTTTCCCTATGCGGGTCCAAACTCGGCCGGCCTTTACGAGCCGACCGACGAACCGATCACCCACGTGCGTCCAGCTGACATCGTCGACGGCGTGACGAACACGCTCTTGTTGTGCGAGAACGTCGACTCTGGGCAATGGACCGACGTGCTGGAGGACAGCGTCGGGTTCTATTGGCAAGCCACCGCGGCCGGCGGCAAGGCGCAACCGATGTGTTGTGTGGACGAATGCATTCCTTGCGCGGGTTGTGGGTTTTGGGAGCATCTCAGCCAGCCGCTGTTGGCCATCAATCAAGACCCCGGCGGGGCGGCGACGCACGCTCCGAGCCCGAAGCCTTGCTTTCATCAGAATTATTGGCCCTATGCGCGGCCTTCGAGCTACCATCCGCACGGCGTGACCGTGACGTTTGCCGATGGTCACGTGCGGTTCTTGCAGGAAACGGTCGACTATCTGGTGTTTTGCGTGTTGATGTCACCACACGGTCGCCGCACGCGTTCCACCGAAGATAAGAGCAAGCACGGCGGCAATGACGGATTCTTCGCCACGTCCATTTACGGAACCGCGATCTTCGCCGAAGCGCTGCTCGATGAGGACGACTATTGA